In a genomic window of [Empedobacter] haloabium:
- a CDS encoding LacI family DNA-binding transcriptional regulator, with product MPARRPTMTDIAKQAGVSQSTVSLVLNDVRGTKVSKATRELVLAIAREIGYPQVRHPRSGAAPQRNLILYLTDELATSPHAMQTIDGASNLAWEQDCIVSVFATRSDPAREAAILAQMLANPALLGVIYATIFTRRASVPAALGATQVPVVLLNCHARDHGYPSVVPAEVLGGYAATMHLVEAGHRRIGLINGEPWLEAAAERHKGYRQALTTADIPYDPALVREGDWQVGSGFAHALALLRLPEPPTALFCANDLMAIGAIDAARQLELDIPGRLSIVGYDDQDMARYVHPPLTTVLLPNYEMGRWAAETLIGQARAGLPALRQQIKMECPLVVRESVAGPATGP from the coding sequence ATGCCCGCGCGCCGCCCGACGATGACCGATATCGCCAAGCAGGCCGGCGTGTCGCAATCGACGGTCTCGCTGGTACTGAACGACGTGCGCGGGACCAAGGTATCGAAGGCCACGCGCGAACTGGTACTGGCCATCGCGCGCGAGATCGGCTACCCGCAGGTGCGGCATCCGCGCAGCGGCGCCGCGCCCCAGCGCAACCTGATCCTGTACCTGACCGACGAGCTGGCGACCAGTCCGCACGCGATGCAGACCATCGACGGCGCCAGCAACCTGGCCTGGGAGCAGGACTGCATCGTCTCCGTGTTCGCCACCCGCAGCGATCCGGCCCGGGAAGCGGCCATCCTGGCGCAGATGCTGGCCAATCCCGCGTTGCTGGGCGTGATCTATGCGACGATCTTCACGCGCCGCGCCAGCGTGCCGGCCGCGCTGGGGGCGACGCAGGTGCCGGTGGTGCTGCTGAACTGTCACGCGCGCGACCACGGCTATCCTTCCGTCGTGCCGGCCGAGGTGCTGGGCGGCTACGCGGCCACGATGCACCTGGTGGAGGCGGGGCACCGGCGCATCGGCCTGATCAACGGCGAGCCGTGGCTTGAGGCCGCCGCCGAGCGGCACAAGGGCTACCGCCAGGCTTTGACGACGGCCGACATCCCGTACGACCCGGCACTGGTGCGCGAGGGCGACTGGCAGGTGGGCAGCGGCTTCGCGCACGCGCTGGCGCTGCTGCGCCTGCCCGAGCCGCCCACCGCGCTGTTCTGCGCCAACGACCTGATGGCCATAGGCGCCATCGACGCTGCGCGCCAGCTGGAGCTGGACATCCCGGGCCGGCTGTCGATCGTCGGCTACGACGACCAGGACATGGCGCGCTACGTTCACCCGCCGCTGACCACGGTACTGCTGCCGAACTACGAGATGGGGCGCTGGGCCGCCGAAACACTGATCGGCCAGGCCCGCGCCGGCCTGCCTGCGCTGCGCCAGCAGATCAAGATGGAGTGTCCGCTGGTGGTGCGCGAGTCGGTGGCCGGGCCAGCCACCGGCCCGTAA
- a CDS encoding carbohydrate ABC transporter permease, which translates to MRRHAGLGWTVVAAATGIVLAALWAAPLLWALSTSLRPEYETISPVFHWLPQRWTLEAYGKVLGAGNVPRWLFNSALVALLVTVITMALSLMAAYAFSQMRFRGRDALFLLAMLAFLLPFEALLVPLFRMMNQLGLINTYAGIVLPQVVSPVVIYVFRQFFDAIPADFREAAVLDGASPWRVLWSVYLPMSGNIVWAMAIVTFIAAWNNFLWPFIIVTSNDMMTIPLGLTQTYDAFGVRYAQLMAAALLGALPVALAYVLFQRRVTHGFLAATGLKG; encoded by the coding sequence ATGAGGCGGCACGCCGGCTTGGGCTGGACGGTCGTCGCGGCGGCGACCGGCATCGTGCTGGCGGCGCTGTGGGCGGCGCCGCTGCTGTGGGCGCTGTCCACGTCGCTGCGACCCGAATATGAGACGATTTCCCCGGTGTTCCACTGGCTGCCGCAGCGCTGGACGCTGGAGGCGTACGGCAAGGTACTCGGCGCCGGCAACGTACCGCGCTGGCTCTTCAACAGCGCGCTGGTGGCGCTGCTCGTCACTGTGATCACGATGGCGCTCAGCCTGATGGCGGCATATGCGTTCTCGCAGATGCGCTTTCGCGGCCGCGACGCGTTGTTCCTGTTGGCGATGCTGGCCTTCCTGCTGCCGTTCGAGGCGCTGCTGGTGCCGCTGTTTCGCATGATGAACCAGCTCGGCCTGATCAATACCTATGCCGGCATCGTGCTGCCGCAGGTGGTATCGCCGGTCGTCATCTACGTGTTCCGCCAGTTCTTCGACGCCATCCCGGCCGACTTTCGCGAGGCCGCCGTCCTGGACGGCGCCTCGCCCTGGCGCGTGCTGTGGAGCGTCTACCTGCCCATGTCCGGCAATATCGTGTGGGCGATGGCGATCGTGACCTTCATCGCGGCCTGGAACAACTTCCTGTGGCCGTTCATCATCGTCACCTCGAACGACATGATGACGATCCCGCTGGGCCTGACGCAGACCTACGATGCCTTCGGCGTGCGCTATGCGCAGCTGATGGCGGCGGCGCTGCTGGGCGCCTTGCCGGTGGCGCTGGCCTACGTGCTATTCCAGCGCCGCGTGACCCATGGTTTCCTGGCCGCGACCGGCCTGAAAGGCTGA
- a CDS encoding TonB-dependent receptor produces MNPSSKLRLTPVCAAVLLLAAGGALAQQSPAPQASTQSDQQATQASTSDTAGASAQQGAQGAGADAMTPIATVEVTGIRRSIRSAEQIKRDATQVVDSINAEDIGKFPDRAAGDALQRVAGVQVGRDRGETSSVIIRGLPDVATTLDGQDIFTGRGRRLSFQDLPVQSIAGLDVYKSATANQFEGGIAGAVNIRLRAPFDFKTRTITGYVEDRRQHANGSTASKTRNSPGGGVLYSDRWNSGRGEMGVLLDAAYNKEHWAYPVQWNDRPDRLFSVSPDGTATRLNDDQPVAPLRAGDRLGSLPHIGGIYNAGERERFSGHAAFQWKISPKLEFTTQYLGMGYRGRHEVDYQLAIVGWTPRLTNVVLGQENAACATPEGVICPILSANAPAARFGGPYDWDPYVATSAWGVKERTNTHFLNFALQYRDGPWNVNSALALTHSKFINDTVIVDQQIPGASASVYTDGGDGHGGYNAITTPTSTNPLRDPSQFVLRGLVQNWEESVGKQAQWRTDATYKLGDGFLRALNMGVRLSTRNTEYHSAEGHSDVNGANRPNPAAAFGPGFESLVPGVDRLGGPFLVPSRDFLIDQPDAVRAVYGAPAGRVADDPTRYFDQRERTVTLYGSGRWQTTLAGMEVSGEAGVRVVRLNRKMRGTTRNGDVLTPIDVKASETNVLPNLSALMGWRDNLQSHLSIGRTITRPEFYRLNPAMSLIPPTVNAPGTGNAGNPDLEPTKSTNADATLEYYFPKNGFAQIALFHRDIKGYLQNFTQDEVIGGQTYRVTRPQNSGSGTLKGAEFSIQKFFDFLPGFWSGFGAQFNTTWISGDNETRTTLDSPTFKKTSLIDVARRSSNFALLYEGHGVTGRLAATRRGSYVEQIEEPRFLQDRIVQAQTYVDLSLSYELTKNLTLQFDAINLSKEKYESYVGSESRPRDIRYTPTTYGLALRFKL; encoded by the coding sequence ATGAACCCATCGAGCAAACTTCGCCTGACGCCCGTGTGCGCCGCGGTACTGCTGCTGGCCGCGGGCGGCGCGCTGGCGCAGCAGTCGCCCGCGCCGCAGGCCAGCACGCAAAGCGATCAGCAAGCCACCCAAGCTTCGACCAGCGACACGGCCGGCGCCAGCGCCCAGCAGGGCGCGCAGGGCGCCGGCGCGGACGCCATGACGCCGATCGCCACCGTCGAAGTGACGGGCATCCGCCGCAGCATCCGCTCGGCCGAGCAGATCAAGCGCGACGCCACCCAGGTGGTCGATTCGATCAACGCTGAGGACATCGGCAAGTTCCCCGACCGCGCCGCCGGCGACGCGCTGCAGCGCGTCGCCGGGGTGCAGGTGGGACGGGACCGCGGCGAAACGTCGTCCGTGATCATCCGCGGCCTGCCGGACGTGGCGACCACGCTGGACGGCCAGGACATCTTCACGGGCCGCGGCCGGCGCCTGTCCTTCCAGGACCTGCCGGTGCAGTCGATCGCGGGCCTGGACGTCTACAAGTCCGCCACCGCCAACCAGTTCGAGGGCGGTATCGCAGGGGCCGTCAACATCCGCCTGCGCGCGCCGTTCGACTTCAAGACGCGCACGATCACCGGTTACGTGGAAGACCGCCGCCAGCACGCCAACGGCAGCACGGCCAGCAAGACCCGCAACAGCCCGGGCGGCGGTGTGCTGTACAGCGACCGCTGGAACAGCGGACGGGGCGAGATGGGCGTCCTGCTCGACGCGGCCTACAACAAGGAGCACTGGGCCTATCCGGTGCAGTGGAACGACCGGCCCGACCGGCTGTTCTCGGTCAGTCCGGACGGTACCGCCACGCGCCTGAACGACGACCAGCCGGTGGCGCCGCTGCGCGCCGGCGACCGCCTGGGCAGCCTGCCGCACATCGGCGGCATCTACAACGCGGGCGAGCGCGAGCGCTTCTCCGGCCACGCCGCGTTCCAGTGGAAGATCAGTCCGAAGCTGGAATTCACCACCCAGTACCTGGGCATGGGCTACCGCGGCCGCCACGAGGTGGACTACCAGCTGGCCATCGTCGGCTGGACGCCGCGCCTGACCAACGTGGTGCTGGGCCAGGAAAACGCCGCCTGCGCCACGCCGGAAGGGGTGATCTGCCCGATCCTGTCGGCCAACGCGCCGGCCGCCCGCTTCGGTGGACCGTATGACTGGGACCCCTACGTGGCCACCAGCGCCTGGGGCGTCAAGGAGCGCACCAACACGCACTTCCTGAACTTCGCGCTGCAGTACCGCGACGGGCCGTGGAACGTCAATTCGGCGCTGGCGCTGACGCATTCGAAGTTTATCAACGACACCGTCATCGTCGACCAGCAGATTCCGGGCGCCAGCGCCAGTGTCTACACCGATGGCGGCGACGGCCATGGCGGCTACAACGCGATCACCACGCCGACCAGCACCAATCCGCTGCGCGACCCGAGCCAGTTCGTGCTGCGCGGCCTGGTGCAGAACTGGGAAGAGTCGGTCGGCAAGCAGGCCCAGTGGCGCACCGACGCGACCTACAAGCTGGGCGACGGCTTCCTGCGCGCGCTGAACATGGGTGTGCGCCTGTCCACCCGCAATACGGAATACCACAGCGCCGAAGGGCACAGCGACGTCAACGGCGCCAACCGGCCCAATCCCGCCGCCGCCTTCGGCCCCGGCTTCGAAAGCCTGGTGCCGGGCGTGGACCGGCTGGGCGGGCCGTTCCTGGTGCCGTCGCGCGACTTCCTGATCGACCAGCCGGACGCCGTGCGTGCCGTGTACGGCGCGCCGGCTGGCCGGGTGGCGGACGACCCGACCCGCTACTTCGACCAGCGCGAGCGCACGGTCACCCTGTACGGGTCGGGTCGCTGGCAGACCACGCTGGCCGGCATGGAGGTCAGCGGTGAGGCCGGCGTGCGCGTGGTACGGTTGAACCGCAAGATGCGTGGCACCACCCGCAATGGCGACGTGCTGACGCCGATCGACGTCAAGGCCTCCGAGACCAATGTGCTGCCGAACCTCTCGGCACTGATGGGCTGGCGCGACAACCTGCAATCGCACCTCTCGATCGGCCGCACCATCACACGGCCGGAGTTCTACCGGCTGAACCCTGCGATGTCGCTGATTCCGCCGACCGTCAACGCGCCCGGCACCGGCAACGCGGGCAATCCGGACCTCGAGCCGACCAAGTCCACCAATGCGGACGCCACGCTGGAATACTACTTCCCGAAAAACGGCTTCGCCCAGATCGCGCTGTTCCACCGCGATATCAAGGGCTACCTGCAGAACTTCACGCAGGATGAAGTCATCGGCGGCCAGACCTATCGCGTCACGCGGCCGCAGAACTCGGGCTCCGGTACCCTGAAGGGCGCGGAGTTCAGCATCCAGAAATTCTTCGACTTCCTGCCCGGCTTCTGGAGCGGCTTCGGGGCCCAGTTCAACACCACGTGGATCTCGGGCGACAACGAGACACGCACCACGCTGGACAGCCCGACCTTCAAGAAGACCAGCCTGATCGACGTGGCCCGGCGCAGCAGCAACTTCGCGCTGCTGTATGAAGGCCATGGCGTCACGGGCCGGCTGGCGGCCACGCGGCGCGGCTCGTACGTGGAGCAGATCGAGGAACCGCGCTTCCTGCAGGACCGTATCGTGCAGGCGCAGACCTACGTCGACCTGTCGCTGTCGTACGAGCTGACGAAAAACCTCACCCTGCAGTTCGATGCGATCAACCTGAGCAAGGAGAAATACGAGAGCTACGTCGGCAGCGAGAGCCGCCCGCGCGACATCCGCTACACGCCGACCACCTACGGGCTGGCGTTGCGCTTCAAACTGTGA
- a CDS encoding extracellular solute-binding protein: MNRRTLLALLALAPILPSHAAEVQLVRMWTLLSGGDGARMRALVDEFNASQQAVRVESTTLKWGEPFYTKLITGSVVGAGPDLATIHLSRLPNLAGGGVLRPIAAAELAAVGLAGGDFLPRQWTKSQYQGRTYAVPLDQHPLVLYYNKNLVGKAGLLDERGQLKPIEGMAALTDALRRVKAATGKPGLTMESAQSSYAIWRLWLSLLAQQGLPIVANGRFAYGAAGEATLARIAGWFQAGYATPGMDYPASTSQFMGGNAGFMLNGVWEVPELVRGSKAGTLGFEYGIVPLPKLYGDASAWADSHGFALPANGDKPMSAAKAHAVLSFVAYVSRHSMGWAEGGHIPAYRPVAESAAALALEPNAQYAAAAHNVVYDPDGWYMGAAGPLEAIASKFLPAPLAGQLTPADALRRFETEAARLLKKRAPLY; this comes from the coding sequence ATGAACCGCCGCACTCTCCTCGCCCTGCTGGCCCTCGCGCCCATCCTGCCCAGCCACGCCGCCGAAGTCCAGCTCGTGCGCATGTGGACCCTGCTGAGCGGCGGCGACGGCGCCCGCATGCGCGCGCTGGTGGACGAGTTCAACGCGTCGCAGCAAGCCGTGCGCGTGGAAAGCACGACCTTGAAATGGGGCGAGCCGTTCTATACCAAGCTGATTACCGGGTCCGTCGTCGGTGCCGGGCCGGACCTGGCCACGATTCACCTGTCGCGTCTGCCCAACCTGGCCGGCGGCGGCGTGCTGCGGCCGATCGCAGCCGCCGAACTGGCAGCCGTGGGCCTGGCGGGTGGCGACTTCCTGCCGCGCCAGTGGACCAAGTCGCAATACCAGGGCCGTACCTACGCGGTGCCGCTGGACCAGCACCCGCTGGTCCTGTACTACAACAAGAACCTGGTCGGCAAGGCCGGCCTGCTGGACGAGCGCGGCCAGCTGAAACCCATCGAGGGCATGGCCGCGCTGACAGACGCGCTGCGGCGCGTCAAGGCGGCCACCGGCAAGCCGGGGCTGACGATGGAGAGCGCGCAAAGCAGCTATGCGATCTGGCGGCTGTGGCTGTCGCTGCTGGCGCAGCAGGGCCTGCCCATCGTCGCCAACGGCCGCTTTGCCTATGGCGCGGCGGGGGAGGCCACGCTGGCGCGTATCGCCGGCTGGTTCCAGGCCGGCTACGCCACGCCGGGCATGGATTATCCCGCCTCCACCAGCCAGTTCATGGGCGGTAACGCCGGCTTCATGCTCAATGGCGTTTGGGAGGTGCCGGAGCTGGTCCGTGGCAGCAAGGCGGGCACGCTGGGCTTCGAGTACGGCATCGTGCCGTTGCCGAAGCTGTACGGCGACGCCAGCGCCTGGGCCGACTCGCACGGCTTCGCGCTGCCGGCCAATGGCGACAAGCCGATGTCCGCCGCCAAGGCCCACGCCGTGCTGTCGTTCGTCGCCTACGTCAGCCGCCATTCGATGGGCTGGGCCGAGGGCGGCCATATTCCGGCCTACCGCCCCGTGGCGGAATCGGCCGCGGCCCTGGCGCTGGAGCCGAACGCGCAGTACGCGGCGGCCGCGCACAACGTGGTGTACGACCCGGACGGCTGGTACATGGGGGCGGCCGGGCCGCTGGAAGCGATCGCGTCGAAATTCCTGCCGGCGCCGCTGGCGGGGCAGCTGACGCCGGCCGACGCGCTGCGCCGCTTCGAGACGGAGGCGGCGCGCCTGCTGAAGAAGCGCGCGCCGCTGTACTGA
- a CDS encoding glycoside hydrolase family 43 protein has product MTDSYVNPVYPHTMADPFVLRHDGLYYAYGTAPPSADGRAFPVLRSADLVHWEPLGHALVAPGGSDFWAPEVAARDGVFYMYYSAQGIDGNDHQLRVATSEHPAGPFLDTGVVLVPDQPFSIDAHPFRDTDGQWYLYYCVDFLELEDDHRVGTGIVVDRLVDMRTLAGEPRVVVRPHQDWHLFLKQRPMYGAVYDWHTVEGPAVQQHDGKYYCFYSGGAWERENYGVSYVVADHPLGPFTRPPQGERALLMSTRPGRLIGPGHNSFTLSPDGSETWIVYHAWQPDMAGRRMCIDRLDWQGERPVTDGPTWMERPVPSARPR; this is encoded by the coding sequence ATGACCGACAGCTACGTCAATCCGGTCTACCCGCACACCATGGCCGATCCGTTCGTGCTGCGCCACGACGGCCTGTACTACGCATATGGCACCGCGCCGCCGTCGGCCGACGGGCGTGCCTTTCCCGTGCTGCGTTCCGCCGACCTGGTGCACTGGGAGCCGCTGGGCCACGCGCTGGTGGCGCCCGGCGGCAGCGACTTCTGGGCGCCCGAGGTGGCGGCGCGCGATGGCGTGTTCTATATGTACTACTCGGCCCAGGGCATCGACGGCAACGACCACCAGCTGCGCGTGGCCACCAGTGAGCATCCGGCCGGCCCGTTCCTGGACACGGGTGTGGTGCTGGTGCCGGACCAGCCGTTCTCGATCGACGCCCATCCGTTCCGCGATACCGATGGCCAGTGGTACCTGTACTACTGTGTCGACTTCCTCGAGCTGGAGGACGACCACCGCGTCGGCACCGGTATCGTGGTCGACCGGCTGGTGGACATGCGCACGCTGGCCGGCGAGCCGCGCGTGGTGGTGCGACCGCACCAGGACTGGCACCTGTTCCTGAAGCAGCGTCCCATGTACGGCGCCGTGTACGACTGGCACACGGTGGAGGGCCCGGCCGTGCAGCAGCACGACGGCAAGTACTACTGCTTCTACAGCGGCGGCGCCTGGGAGCGGGAGAACTATGGTGTCAGCTATGTCGTGGCCGACCATCCGCTGGGACCGTTCACCCGGCCGCCGCAGGGCGAGCGGGCGCTGCTGATGAGCACCCGGCCAGGGCGCCTGATCGGGCCGGGCCACAATTCGTTCACCCTGTCGCCGGACGGCAGCGAAACCTGGATCGTCTATCACGCCTGGCAGCCGGACATGGCGGGGCGGCGCATGTGCATCGACCGGCTGGACTGGCAGGGCGAGCGGCCTGTCACGGACGGCCCCACGTGGATGGAACGGCCGGTACCGTCGGCGCGCCCGCGCTGA
- a CDS encoding sugar ABC transporter permease, which produces MKALHRRRETLPAMLLLAPFLAAFLLFFLVPALQTFWLSLTDSSLTRTSAFVGLANYVTLVQDPSFWAALGNTFYFSLLTVIPLTLLGLVMALLVDRFSRAGPWLQGAFFLPFVLPISVMTLIADWMLQPSAGVVNHVLGMQRAWFADVHWAMPMVAIGTIWWTVGFNMLMFLAGLRNIPRELYEAAALDGARGWALFRHITWPQLKPVAWTALVLQLIASLKIFGQTYIMTTGGPYNTTRVTLHYMYETAFTQSDAGYAAAIATAFVIVVVLLSLLQGAIARRLGGAK; this is translated from the coding sequence ATGAAAGCCCTCCACCGCCGCCGCGAAACGCTCCCCGCCATGCTGCTGCTGGCGCCGTTCCTGGCCGCCTTCCTGCTGTTCTTCCTGGTGCCGGCGCTGCAGACATTCTGGCTCAGCCTAACCGACAGCAGCCTGACGCGCACCAGCGCCTTCGTCGGCCTGGCCAACTACGTCACCCTGGTGCAGGACCCGTCGTTCTGGGCCGCGCTGGGCAACACCTTCTATTTTTCGCTGCTGACGGTCATCCCGCTGACGCTGCTGGGCCTCGTGATGGCGCTGCTGGTGGATCGCTTCAGCCGTGCCGGTCCCTGGCTGCAGGGCGCCTTCTTCCTGCCGTTCGTGCTGCCGATCTCCGTCATGACCCTGATCGCCGACTGGATGCTGCAGCCGTCGGCCGGCGTCGTGAATCATGTGCTGGGCATGCAGCGGGCCTGGTTCGCCGACGTGCACTGGGCCATGCCGATGGTGGCCATCGGCACGATCTGGTGGACCGTGGGCTTCAACATGCTGATGTTCCTGGCCGGCCTGCGCAACATCCCGCGCGAGCTGTACGAGGCCGCGGCGCTGGACGGCGCGCGCGGCTGGGCGCTGTTCCGCCACATCACGTGGCCGCAACTGAAACCGGTCGCCTGGACGGCGCTGGTGCTGCAGCTGATCGCGTCGCTGAAGATCTTCGGCCAGACCTACATCATGACGACGGGCGGGCCGTACAACACCACCCGGGTGACTCTGCACTACATGTACGAGACGGCGTTCACGCAGAGCGACGCCGGCTACGCGGCCGCCATCGCGACGGCCTTCGTGATCGTCGTCGTGCTGTTGTCGCTGCTGCAGGGCGCGATCGCACGCCGGCTGGGAGGCGCGAAATGA
- a CDS encoding glycoside hydrolase family 2 TIM barrel-domain containing protein has protein sequence MDHPRPQLRRPQWLNLDGPWQAMLDDQASHHDPASVPFDRTIIVPYPPEARASGLHDTGFRRRVWYKRIVGLDDSLLPAPDERLMLHFGAVNHRARVWINGHFAIQHKGGHSPFSIDVTRYLSSRTLEIVVQAEDDPHDMHKVRGKMDWELEPHSIWYPRTTGIWRTVWMEKVAYAHIARLRWTADVFTWQIRLDADVAHLPKNSTLNVVLRLGDQVLVSDRCLLTGDCLSRLFQLPDPGIDDARAHWMWSPESPQLIDAEITLHAEDGLVLDHVVSYTALRTVSVDGDRFLLNSRPYYLRMVLDQGYWPDSLMVASAEQLRHDVLLIKRLGFNGVRKHQKSEDPRWLYWCDVLGLCVWAEMPSAYGFSSETVHGVMEEWKELVERDISHPCIVAWVPTNESWGVPELMHDRRQVDFVRAMYHMTRALDGTRPVVGNDGWEMPCGDFVNVHDYHIDPEELYARYGKRENLPYTFEHVRPARRRLVIDGFSGIDKPLFLSEFGGIACMEEADPKGWGYSVAKDGAELLARYQELMAAIHRCRALSGFCYTQLTDTFHEKNGLLTEQRVPKAPIEALAEATRGPEARLHDWYVDPLGHSLLWREKYATKELPDWLDSGTGADVRIALQEPAGDVSVPAQVALAGESSAAAAGPDDQPGTSGPPGPHVR, from the coding sequence GTGGACCATCCCCGCCCGCAGCTGCGGCGCCCCCAATGGCTCAATCTCGACGGCCCCTGGCAGGCCATGCTGGACGACCAGGCCAGCCACCACGATCCGGCCAGCGTGCCGTTCGACCGTACCATCATCGTGCCGTATCCGCCCGAGGCGCGCGCCAGCGGGCTGCACGACACGGGGTTCCGCCGGCGGGTCTGGTACAAGCGCATCGTCGGCCTGGACGACAGCCTGCTGCCGGCGCCGGACGAGCGCCTGATGCTGCACTTCGGCGCCGTCAACCATCGCGCCCGGGTCTGGATCAACGGCCACTTCGCCATCCAGCACAAGGGCGGCCACAGTCCGTTCTCGATCGACGTCACGCGCTACCTGTCCAGCCGCACGCTGGAAATCGTCGTGCAGGCGGAGGACGACCCGCACGATATGCACAAGGTGCGCGGCAAGATGGACTGGGAGCTGGAGCCGCACTCGATCTGGTATCCGCGCACGACCGGGATCTGGCGCACCGTCTGGATGGAGAAGGTGGCCTACGCCCACATCGCCCGGCTGCGCTGGACGGCCGACGTGTTCACCTGGCAGATCCGGCTCGACGCGGACGTGGCGCACCTGCCGAAGAACAGCACCTTGAACGTGGTGCTGCGCCTGGGCGACCAGGTGCTGGTGTCGGACCGCTGCCTGCTGACGGGCGATTGCCTGTCGCGCCTGTTCCAGCTGCCCGACCCGGGCATCGACGACGCCCGGGCGCACTGGATGTGGAGTCCCGAGAGCCCGCAGCTGATCGATGCCGAGATCACGCTGCACGCCGAGGATGGCCTGGTGCTGGACCACGTGGTCAGCTACACGGCGCTGCGCACGGTGTCGGTGGACGGCGACCGCTTCCTGCTGAACAGCCGGCCGTACTACCTGCGCATGGTGCTGGACCAGGGCTACTGGCCGGACAGCCTGATGGTGGCCTCGGCCGAGCAGTTGCGCCATGACGTGCTGCTGATCAAGCGGCTCGGCTTCAACGGCGTGCGCAAGCACCAGAAGTCGGAAGACCCGCGCTGGCTGTACTGGTGCGACGTGCTGGGCCTGTGCGTGTGGGCCGAGATGCCGTCCGCCTACGGCTTTTCCAGCGAGACCGTGCACGGCGTGATGGAGGAATGGAAGGAGCTGGTCGAGCGCGACATCTCGCACCCCTGCATCGTGGCCTGGGTGCCCACCAACGAGTCGTGGGGCGTGCCGGAGCTGATGCACGACCGCCGCCAGGTCGATTTCGTGCGCGCCATGTACCACATGACGCGGGCGCTGGACGGCACCCGCCCGGTGGTCGGCAACGATGGCTGGGAGATGCCGTGCGGCGACTTCGTCAACGTGCACGACTATCACATCGACCCGGAGGAGCTGTACGCCCGCTACGGCAAGCGCGAGAACCTGCCGTACACCTTCGAGCATGTGCGGCCGGCGCGGCGCCGGCTCGTCATCGACGGCTTTTCCGGCATCGACAAGCCGCTGTTCCTGTCCGAGTTCGGTGGCATCGCCTGCATGGAGGAGGCCGACCCGAAAGGCTGGGGCTATTCGGTCGCCAAGGATGGCGCCGAGCTGCTGGCGCGCTACCAGGAACTGATGGCGGCGATCCACCGCTGCCGCGCGCTGTCCGGCTTCTGCTACACGCAGCTGACCGACACCTTCCACGAAAAGAATGGCTTGCTGACGGAGCAGCGCGTGCCGAAGGCCCCGATCGAGGCGCTGGCCGAGGCCACGCGCGGGCCGGAAGCGCGCCTGCACGACTGGTACGTGGACCCGCTGGGCCACAGCCTGCTGTGGCGGGAAAAATATGCGACCAAGGAGCTGCCGGACTGGCTGGATTCGGGCACGGGCGCCGACGTGCGCATTGCGCTGCAGGAGCCGGCCGGCGACGTGTCGGTACCGGCCCAGGTGGCGCTGGCGGGCGAGTCGAGCGCGGCCGCTGCCGGCCCGGACGACCAGCCTGGCACGTCGGGGCCGCCGGGGCCGCATGTGCGATGA